The Muribaculum intestinale genome includes the window CTGCGTAAGCGCCGGATTTCGGCTCCAGCGGGTAAACTCTCCGCGAAGGCTGTCGGCACGGTAGATGACAGCCGAATGATGGTTGCTTGTGCCACCCTCCGCACATATCAGGAAGTAGCGCCCGTCAATTTTGTAGATATGAGGCCCCTCGTCGCGGTCGAGATGCTCCTCCGGACCGACGCCGGCCTCGGCCAACGGCCACGAATCCCCGACAGTCTGGCCCGACTCGGGGTCAAAGGCGATAAACCGTATGCAGCGGTAGTTGCTCCACTTCGGTCGCCCGGTCGTATCCTCCTTATATACTATGTATGCGCTCCCGTCGTCGTCAAAAAACAGAGAGGGGTCAATGCCGTCGATACCCTTCAGCCACACCGGATTGCTCCACGAACCCTCGGGATCGGTGGCGGTGACATAGAAATGTCCCTCCTTGCTCCCGACATCCGTGGTTATCATATAGTAGGTTGAATTGTGGGGATTGTACGAAATCTGCGGAGCATATATGCCTCCGCGGTCAAGGCTCTGCCCTACAAGACCGGGCAACTGCTCCGGACGGTCAAGTATATTGCGCACAAGACGCCAGTTGACAAGGTCGCGGCTATGGTACAGAGGCACTCCGGGAAAATAACCGAATGTGGAGGTGACAAGATAATAGTCTTCACCAGTGCGCACAACACTCGGGTCGGAGTACCATCCGGCTATTACCGGATTGTAGAAATCGCCATCCCCCTTAAGAGGATTGGCATTATAATAATCGTCGTTTCCAATATATACAAACGAACTGAACTCAGCCTGTCCGACAGCTTTTTTGCCTGCCGTCAGCGACGCCGCGCCTATTGCGGCCATTATAGCCAGCGAGTATATGCTCTGTGTCAGTCTCATGAGGTTATCAAATGGTTACACTTATGGTTTTCAATTCATTGTCGCGGCTCGACGGCCCTACCATCACATCATACCGGCCCGGCTGCACACGCATGCGTCCCGACTCCTCGTCCCATGTCTCAAGCAGTTTGTCCGACAGTGGAATGCTTACCGTACGCTTCTCGCCGGGCGCGAGTGTCACACGCTCATAACCGCGCAGAGTCTTGTTGGGCCCTTTCTCATCCCCCCGGCGACGAAGATACAGTTGCACTATTTCTGTGCCGGCCACTTTGCCGGTATTACGTACCTCCACAGTCACGATACCGTCGGCATAGCGGGGCTTGCCATACTTATATGTAGTATAGCTCAGTCCGTGGCCGAACGGAAACAGAGGCGCCTCGCGCAGATAGCGGTATGTGCGTCCCTCCATACGGTACTCGTCGAAGGGTGGCAACTGGGCGTCGTCGCAGTAGAATGTCACCGGCAGTTTGCCGCACGGATTGAAGTCGCCGCACAGCACCTCGGCCACAGCCGTGCCACCCTCCTGGCCGGGATACCAAGCCTGTAGTATGGCGTCGCAGCTCTGCATCTCCGGCGACAGAGCCACCGCACTGCCGCTGCAGTTGACAAGCACCACCTTCTTGCCCGCGCTTTTGAGCGCGCGCAGTATCTCGCGCTGAATGGCTGGGAGCTCTATCGACGTGCGGTCGCCGTCGTCAAATCCCGGCTCGCGCACCTTGGCCTGCTCGCGCTCGAATGCGGGAGATATCCCCCCGGCAAACACTACTATGTCGGCATCGCCGGCACGAGCCACCACCTCATCGACAGTCAGCTCCTTCTGTCGGCATATGTCGAAATTGAGAGTAGCAGCATCGGCTACCTGCATATAGTCTACACCGATATCATAGCGTTTGCCCTTCTTCACCGCAAGTTTGCGGCTGCGGTGGTTGAGCGGTTCGGCCTTCCAGCGCTCGTACACGGTGTCGCCGTTGATAATTATGCGCAATCCGTCGTCGTTGTTGTAGATTACATCAAGCTCCTCGTCGGCCTCGGCCACAAACGACCCGCGAAGGCGCAGAGTGAAATGCTCAAGTTCGACTCCGGGAGCGAACACCGTGTTGCCCCCGTTGTCAAGATTCACAGGCGAGGTGTAGCGCGCTGTAGCAGCCGGCTCGCCGGCCATCTCGGTATTGTTCCAGTAGGTTCCGCTCATTCCGGGAGTGCCGTCTTCTCCGGTGATGCGGTCGAATATGCTTACCTTCTCTGTCGACGATGTTATGCCGCAAGCCTGCATATACGGCAGGGAGTCGCCCAGACGGCCACGCATGCCCTGAAGTATCGTCACCGTATGGCTTGGCTGACCGTAGTATATGCCCCACTGCATTGTCGAGTCGGCGGCATTCGGCCCCATCACCATTATCTTCTTGCCGGTATCCAGCGGTAGCACCCCGTTGTTCTTAAGCAGCACCATCTGTTCGCGCGCCGCCTGCAGAGCGAGGTCGCGGTGGGCCCGGCAGTCGACAACACTCATCGGTATCGACGTCCACTCCACAAGCGAGTCGGGATCAAAATCACCGAGACGGAAGCGCTCGGCAAGCAGACGCCTTACACACACATCGACAGCATCCTCGCCGAGATAACCTCTCTTCACGGCCTCGGGGAGATGCTTGTATACCGAGCCACACTCGACATCGGTACCGCTCATCACACCGAGTGCGGTAGCCGTGCGGGCGTCCTCCGCCACACCGTGGCGCTTAGGCAGATAGAAATCGTTGATGGCTCCGCAGTCGCTCACCACCATTCCGTCAAAGCCCCATTCGTCGCGGAGTATCTGCTGAAGCAGGCGGTTGCTCCCGCAGCATGCCTCACCCTCAAAGCGCTGGTAGGCACACATCACCTCTCTCACCCCGCCGTCGTGCACCAGACTTTCGAATGCCGGAAGATAAGTCTCCCACAGGTCGCGCGCCGGTAGATTCTCTATATTGAAATTATGGCGAGTCTTCTCAGGACCGCTGTGTACAGCGAAATGCTTTGCGCAGGCAAGCAGCTTGATATACTTCCGGGATGTGTCGCCCTGCAGGGCCTGCACTACGCGTGTACCCATACGCCCGTTCATATAAGGGTCTTCGCCATAGCTCTCCTGGCCGCGGCCCCACCGGGGGTCACGGAAGATATTCACTGTCGGTGTCCAGAAACTCAGACACTTGTACTTGCCCATCTGCCCGCGGCGACGCGCTTCGGTGTTTTTAGCTCGGGCTTCGTCGCTCACCGCCGTAAACACACGGTCAATCATCTCATCATCAAACGAGGCCGCCATGCCGATACACGACGGAAACACCGTGGCAAGCCCGTTGCGCCCGACACCGTGCAGAGCCTCGCTCCACCAGTCGAACGCAGGGATACCAAGGCGCTCAATAGCCGGCGAACTGTTCATCATCAGACGGGCTTTCTCATCTATGGTAAGACGTCCGCAGAGGTCGGCGGCACGCTCCTCCGGGCTGAGTGACGCATCGAGATAAGGCGCTCGCTGGGCATGCCCTGCCATTACCGACCCGACAGCCGCAAGCATGATTATAATTCGTGGTAGTCTCATAAGGTTAAGTATATTTGCTTTCTATGTTTTTGTGCGAAGATAAATCGTATATCGCTCTTTAAAGCGCACTTATTATCGCAAAAAGCCCCGAGCCGACTGCGATGGCGCAAATTTGTCGGAAAGGGTGTATTTTTTGACTTTTCAGCTGATTCGCGGGCCCGGAGTATTCCTCCGCTTCAATCTTTAGCATAATTTTGCCGGCGAAGTCATTTGTGCAAATAACCATAGGCAGATTTTTATCTCATAATCCAATATCCGTTAAGGGTGCCGGAAAGATATTGCTCCGGCATTCATAACCTTAAAATCAACCATCATTCATGCTTAAAAAATTTAATTCAGCCCTGACCCTGTCGGCCATAATGGCGATAGGAGGACTCTCGGCCGCTGCCGCTTCGGGCGACCCAGTGTCAATCCCGACACCGGCCGGAACATTCATCGACTGGAACAACTGCGACTTCAACGGCACGTCCGGCAAAGTCGAGAACAACGGCGACAACATCGGCTCCACCGGTGAAAACACAAATGTCACTTTCAACCTCGTCAGCGAGGAGGAAAGCAGCTATCAGTTCACCATCGCCACCGGGCACAAAGGCACAGCCTATATGGACATCTCCATATCCACAGCCGATTGCGACACTCTGTTCAAAGCAGTCCACAAGATGGAGAACACCGGTAGCTGGACACCATCCACGACCTCTAAATTCTACACTCCGGCACTCCCCGCCGGCAGTTACATCCTCACCCTCAAGGCCCGCGACCTCGAAGGGAGCAACTATGCCGGCAACTGGGGCAAGCTCGCGCTCTACAATGACTTCGCCGACAACTCCGAGCACATCCCCGGCACTGTGACAATCGCAAAATCCGACCTCATCGGCGGAGCACGCAACGAGGGCCAGAATATCGGATACATAAAGGACGGCTGCGGCACATCCAACGAAATCACTGTCGACCAGGCCGGTGTATACGCCATGACCCTTCCCTTGTCGCGCTATGGCGACGGCGTGCTCAATGTCACTGTCACCGACCAGAACAATGGTGTAGAGGCCGAGACCAACTGGCCCATTCCCGCCGAATCATCGAATTACACTGAGCATGTAATCAACCTCGAAGGCGAACTCACCACAGGCCGCAAGGTGCTCAAACTTGTCTTCAACGCCGGTCACGGTGGCTTTATCGCCAACTACAAAGACATGGTGCTGGAGAAAATTGCCGACAACTGCGCCACATTCCGCGGCGTGGCTATCGACGGTCAGGATGTGACCGCCGGTGAAGGATACAACTGGAACTGCAACCTCCCGCTCGACTTCAACGCCACCACCACCATCAAGACCAACGCCAATGCCAACGCCATCATCACAGCAACCGCTGTCGACGGCGAAGGTAACGCGGTGGCAGTGACCGACAACGGCGACGGCACATACACACTCCCCACCCCCGAGGGAAGCACTCAGACAATCGTCACATTCAATGTATCAGCCAAGGAGGGTGTCGTCGTATTCCATGACACATACACCCTGCGTCTCTACCGCATAGGCGACATCATCATCAACGCTCTCACTATCGACGAGGTAGATGCTCCCGCCGAACTCCTGGCAGCCCTCAACGCTTCGGGCACCGACGTCACAGCCACTCTCAGCGACTGGATTTTCACCGCCGAGCCTACAATCGTGGCCACATTCACCGACAACAGCAAAGTGACAGCCACCGGCTCTGTCAACGGCGCCGAAGGCACATTCACCTTCAAGGGAGAGGCAGGTTCGAAGAGCAAAAACTATACAATCAACGTATCCGGATTCCACTTCTACACAGCAGCCGACAACGACGAGATGGTAAAACTCGTCTACGACTCTTCGCTCAATCAGGCCGACGGCTCGTGGAGCAACGGTTCATACAGCCTCAATCCTGCCAACGACGGCTGGGGCGGCACACAGTTCAAATTCAAGAACAACACCGAAATCACTCTATCCGTACCCGCCAATGTGGTTATCAAGCAGATTAAGTTCACAAATCTCAAGGACAACTACACACCCGGCACTATCGGCTATGTGACTTCCGAAGGCGCCACAGTCTACCTCCCCACTGCCACCTACTTCCGCAACGGCGACGGAGCCGAGAAGAACATATTTGTAAACTTCGAGGGACACAAAGCAGGCACACCCGTGAAATTCCTCTTCACCCCCGGCAGCCAGCCCGTGGCATGGTTTGAAATCCTCGTCAACAAGGAAGCCCTCTCCACACCTCCCGCAGTCAACAGCTCGTCGGCCACACCTACTGCCAACGTAAACCACGCCGTGGCCACATTCAACTTCGACCGCGAGATGAAGAGCGTCACAGCCTTTGTCGGAAAACAGGATGTAGAAGGCGAGGTAGCCGGTGCCACCGTGCGCTTCAAAGTATGGGATCTCCCCTACAATACCACCTCCGAGCTCGTGATTCCCGCCGGCAAGGCCGAGGATACATTCGGCAATGTCAATGACAAGGATATCGTACTCTCCATGACCGTAGGCGCTCCCGCCACAGTCGAGGCAATCGAGCCTGTAGTGGTAACAAATGTCGACGAATGGAAAGCAGCCTTCGCAGCTGTGGCAGCATCCAACAATACTGCCGACGCTCCCCGTGCGGTAATCTTCGTGAAAAACGGCGACTACGACTTCGGCTCTGAAGAGCAGACTCTCCGCGCATACAACGTGTCGATTGTAGGTGAGAGCCGCGAAGGCGTAATCCTCCACGGCAACCGCACCGGTATCTCCAACCCCATCATCTCTACCCGCAACGCCACCGGCACATATTTCCAGGACCTCACCATCCGCAACGACCTCGACTTCGGTGCCGACAAGCGTCAGGGTGTAGGAGCAGCATTCTACGGAGGCAACAAGGACATCCTCTCTAATGTAGCCCTCCAGTCGATTCAAGACACCTATGTAACCGGCAGCCAGAGCTATCTCGACCGTTGCTTCATCCACGGTTCTGTCGACTATATCTGCGGAGGCGGCGACCACTTCTTCGACCACTGCGACATCATCCATGAGATTGCCGGCGGATACATCACCGCCCCCTCTACCTCGGCCAACAACAAGTACGGCTACGTATTCGAGAGCAACACGATATCAGGCTATGGCCCCTACGTCCTCGGACGCCCCTGGCAGAACGAACCCCGCGCCTACTTCCTCAACACCGTGATGATAGCCGAGGCAAGCGCCGAAGGATGGGGCTCTATGGGCACTCTACCGACCCACTTCTACGAGTACAACTCTATGGACAAGGACGGAAACCCCATCGACCTCAGCACCCGCAAGAACTCTCCGACATCGACCAACACCTACACTCCGGTGCTCACCGAGGAGGAAGCCGCACGCCTTACCGTACGCAACGTACTCTGCGGCAACGACTCCTGGGATCCCGCATCGGCCACACTGCAGTGTGAGGCTCCCGAAAGCATCGCTATTGCCGAAGGCGTTCTCACCTGGTCGACCGTAGACAACGCATCGGGCTACGCCGTATTCCGCAACGGAGAGTACCTCGCCCACACCACCACCAACCGCTATGAGCTTAACGCCAACGACGGAGCATCATACACCGTACGCGCGGCCAACGCCCACGGCGGTCTGGGTGCGGCATCCGAGCCCGCTACCGGCGGCACATCAGGTATCGACGCAGTCACCGGCGAGACCGGTGCTGTATCCACCGTATACTACAACCTCCAGGGTGTGCAGGTCAACGCCAACACCAAAGGCGCCGTGATACGCGTGGAAATCCTCCCCGACGGCACACGCCACTCCGAGAAGATCATAAAATAATCTTCCTGTAATCTACGCACACCGACACGGGGCACGCCACATCCGAGGCGTGCCCCGCTTGTTTATCATTGGCGTAATTTCCACCTACAATTTGTCCGAATCCACCATCTTTCGGCAAATTTTCACCCCCTTATGCTGTACATGTTGCCTAATTTTGCACCGACCAATCTACGATGTCATGAAAACCAGACTCCTGATTAAATACATGATGCTCATCATCGCTTCCGTAGCCGCCTCGGCTCAGGAGCGCATCGAGCGCACGCCGGCATTCCCCGGAGCCGAGGGATGGGGGCGATATGTGACAGGCGGACGTGGCGGAAAGGTGCTCCATGTGACCAATCTGCGCGACTCCGGCTACGGATCGCTGCGATGGGCCTGCGAGCAGACCGGCCCGCGCATCGTAGTGTTTGACATCTCAGGCACCATATATCTGCAGAGCGACCTCAAGATTACCAACGGCAACCTCACCCTCGCCGGACAGACAGCCCCCGGCGACGGCATCTGTGTGGCCGACTACCCCGTGACTTTCGCCTGCCCCAATATCATTGCCCGCTACATGCGTTTCCGTCCGGGCAACCGCATGGCCGAGACTGAAGGCGACGGATTCGAGCCCGACGGCCTCGGTGCCGTCGACTCGCGCCTCATCATTGTCGACCACTGCTCGATATCATGGAGTGTCGACGAATGCTGCTCAATCTATGGCAACCGTTTCACCACCGTACAGTGGTGTATCATATCCCAGAGCCTGCGCTACGGAGGACACTCTAAAAATACCCACGGCTACGGAGCCATGATGGGCGGCGAGGGCGCATCATACCACCACAATCTGCTTGTGCACCACGACTCGCGCTGTCCGCGCCTGGGTGAACGCCCCGCCACCGGAGCTCGCGACACCACCGACTTCCGCTGCAATGTAATGTACAACTGGAGCGGACAGGGATGCTACGGAGCCGAGAACATGAACGCCAACATCGTCAACAACTACTATAAGCCCGGCCCGGGCACAATTGCCTCACGCGCAGTCGGCTACCAGCGCCGCATATGCGGAGTCGGAGTCAACGAGCAGGAGGGACACGAGATGTACCACGTGTGGGCACGCCTGTTTGTCGACGGAAATGTCAACCCCCGCCACCCGGCCGTAGACGCCGACAACTGGGGTCTCGGCATATGGCAACAGATTTCCGACACCTACCGCAACAACCCCGCAAAATACAACCTCGACGAGAAACGCATGCGTCTCTCCGAGCCGATGAAATACTACCGTGTGACCACCCACTCCGCAGCCGACGCCTACAGCCGTGTGCTCGACCATGCAGGAGCGTCACTGTCGCGCGACTCCCATGATGCCCTCATGGTATCCGATGTGCGCGAGGGCATCGCCACCTACACAGGCTCAGGAGCCGGAAACGCAAAGGGCATAATCGACTCGCCCTACGACAATCGCCCCGCCGATGCTCCCGACAACTGGAACCCATGGCCCGTGCTAAACTCTACGGAAGCGCCGCTCGATACCGACCGCGACGGCATGCCCGACGCCTGGGAACTCGCCCGCGGACTCGACCCCGCCGACCCCGCCGACGCGCTCCTCACCGACGACGAGGGATATACAATGGTAGAGGTATACATCAACTCGCTCGTCGACCACATCACCGAAGCCCAGAACGAAGGCGGCACCGCCGACGGCGACCTCGAATACCTTCCCGACATACTCCCCTCATACACTGTCGCCACATCCACACGCATCCCCTCGACATGGAATTTCGGCAACGACATCACACTCTCCAACGACGCCGGAAAGAGCTACGGCACCCGAGGCGACTACATACGCCTAGCACGCGACGTGCGCCACACTCTCACCCTCCCGTCGCGAGCCGAGGTCGACCGCATACGCTTCGAGGGATTCACCTACTACAGTTCCGACAGCTATTCCGATGCTTCGCTTACCGAAATCAACGGCACGGCATATCCGGAATCGACATTCGCCATCGCGAAAAATTCCGACATATCCACCGTCCCGTCATCCTTCGAGATAAAGCTGGATGAGCCTGCTGCCGACCGGATTACATTCACATGGCAAGGCAATAATCCATGCGTGCGGATTACACTCCTCACATCCAACCCATCGACCACAGCCGCCATCGGCACAACCGTTGACTACCCCACCGAAGGCTACGGATACGACCCCGCATGGTACACCATCCAGGGCCACAGACTCCCCGCCGAGCCATCAGTTCCCGGACTATATATCCACCACGGACGCAAAATAATAATTCGAAAATAATCTACCGAATCATGAAATATCTTCTCCCCATCATCGCATTGCCTCTGCTCGTATCGGCAGCCGACACTCCTGAAAAGACTCCGGCGTTTCCCGGAGCTGAAGGTTTCGGACGCTACACCACCGGCGGACGCGGCGGCAATGTATACCACGTCACCAGCCTCAAGGATGACGCCCGCCTGAAAGGCACCCTGCGCTGGGCGCTCGCTCAGTCGGGCCCGCGTACCATAGTATTCGACGTGTCGGGCACTATACATCTTTCATCCGGACTCACCATTTCATCAAATACAACCATTGCCGGACAGACAGCCCCCGGCGACGGCATATGCATCGCCGACTATCCCGTCAGCATCGCCGGAAACTGCATCGTACGCTACATGCGTTTCCGACTCGGCAACACCAACGTGACAGCCAACGGCGCCGACGGCTGGGACGGCCTGTCGGTAATGGACACCCACGATGTCATCGTCGACCACTGCTCGATATCCTGGAGTATCGACGAATGCTGCTCAATTCTCGGCAACACCAACACCACCCTGCAGTGGAGCATTATCGACCAGAGCCTCGTAAATGCCGGCCACTCCAAAGGCGCACACGGATACGGAGGCAACTGGGGCGGCTCCGGGGCTTCGTTCCACCACAACCTGATTGCACACCACGGATCGCGCACTCCGCGACTCGGTCCGCGCCCCACAACTCAGCTCGACGAACGCATGGACATGCGCAACAATGTCATCTTCAACTTCGGAGGCAACGGATGCTATGGAGGCGAGGGAATGAACGTGAACATCGTCAACAACTACTACAAGCCCGGACCGGCCACGCCCACCAACTACCGGGGCCGACGCATTGCCGGCATAGGCGTGCGCACCAACTCCTACTGCGAGACATACCCCGCATACACCCCGGCTCTCCATCTCTGGGGAAAATTCTTCGTGGAAGGAAACGTCAACACAAAATATTCCGACGTGACCGCCGACAACTGGAAAAACGGTTTCCTCAACCAGATTGACAAAAGCGACAAAGCCACCGACGGCACATATCCCGGCGACGACGCCCTGCGCCTCGACTCGCCAATCGACTTTATCACCACCACAACCCACTCGGCCGACGACACCTACGCACGCGTACTCGACTATGCCGGCGCTTCGCTGTCGCGCGACTCCCACGACGACCTCATTATCGACGACACCCGCCGGGGCACAGCCACATACACCGGCTCGGGCAACAGCCGCGGACTCATCAACAGCCAGAATGACAACAAACCCTCGGATGCCCCCGCCAACTGGTCGGCCTGGCCCGACCTCATGTCGGCCACAGCGCCCGTCGATACCGACGGCGACGGAATACCCGACGAGTGGGAGACCGAGCATGGCCTCAACCCCAACAACCCCGCCGACGCCCTCACCCTCGACGAGGAGCGATACACCATGCTCGAAGTATACCTCAACTCGCTCGTAGAGCACATCACCGAGGCTCAGAACGAAGGCGGCACCTCCGAGGGTGCGCTGATATACTCCGACCCGATTCCCGAAAGCTACACCATATGCACCGCCAACCGCGAAGGCTCCACATGGAGCTTCGGCAACGGCATATCCATCTCAAATACCGGAGGAAAAGGATATGGTACAAAGGGCGACTTCATCCGCATCAACGAGGATGTGACCCACACTGTCACACTACCCCCATATGCCGAAATAAGCCGATTGAAGTTTGAGGGATGCACATACTACACCTCCGACAAACACTCCGACGCCTCGCTCATAGGCCTCAATGGCGCTGAATTCAACCCCGGCGATTATGTAATCGCCAAAAACTCCACAGCCGACAACCCCGACTCTTTCGAAGTCGCACTCTCAAGTCCCGCCAAGGAGTCGCTGACATTCAGCTTCACAGGCAACCGCCCGTGCGTACGCATCACTCTCTTCACCGCCAACCCATCCACCTCTGGCATTGAAGAGACTGTAGCCGACGACAGCGAAAACGCCGACGACGCCTGGTACACACTCCAGGGCATACGTCTCGACCGACAGCCCTCGGCTCCCGGACTGTATATCCACAACGGACGAAAAATATTCATACGCAGATAGATGATTTTCAACGGTCAGGCCTACGACCGTATCTCTACAGTCAATGGGCCTGACCTGCTAAGGATTAAAAAAGATTGGGTTAAGAGCTTGTTTAATAATAAATGTTACCGTCAGGGCGGTCAGTCGTCGGGCAGATTTTCGCATGTGATGAGGGAGTTATGGGGTCCCATAACGACCGAAGAACGGGCGGAAATATGCCGGCGAATGACCGAAGGGAGGTAATTTATTTCATATCGTTGATATATTTTTGCATTTATTTTAGAAGCAGCCAAGAGATTGTATAAGTTATAAAGTTACCTTTTGTCTCGTATATCTTGGCCGCTTTTCGCCCTGTTCCTCAGTCATGTACATAAAGTACACTCCTTCGGCACATGTCGAAAATCGACTCAAGCTATACGACCCTGGCGGCAACATTTATTATCAAACAAGCTCTAAGTAAACACGTATAGGCTGCACTTTTTTTTAGATTTTATCACATACTTTTTCACAGACATTTTCAAATATCCATAAACAACGCAACCTATTCGGCTCCGCTCCTGTGTGATACAGTGGCGGAGCCTTTTTTTTGAGGTTTTTTCACAGCAAAAGTAACTTTTGCTGTGAAAAAACCTCTTACAGACCTTATCTACCCCAATGCGCAACATGCATATGAAATTTTATGATTGCTCTACATCATCGACACACGGCTGCATCCGGCGATGATTGAGATTCACCGATATCAACCTCATTAATTTTGTACTCCCGCCCGTTTTCCGTACCTTTGCCTCGGTAATTTCGTTAATATCATCACGATATCCCTTATCCAATCATAATCACTTAAATTTTTTGATGAAACAACTTGTTACTATGTTGGCGGCTATATATGCCGCAGGAATCTCTATTCCATCGCTTGCTGCCGACACATCCACGACTGTGCCTCAGATGAAAGGTATGGTAATTTCGTCGCAGGATGAAACCTTGACCGGCCTGTGGACCCTCCCCGTCACAGCCACCGGCACATGGCAGATGGACATCGCCATGGACCCCGGATACGCATCGTTCTACAACGGAGTAATGTACGGCGACGTATATTATGCCACCCGATGCAATGCCCAGTACGGCACCATCGTATACGTCGACGCATATTCGATGACCGACGGAACCAAACTCTGGACCAACTATCCAAAACTCACAGCACTCCCCTACGACCTCACCCTGAATCCATACGATGACAAAATCTACGGATTCTTCTCCAACGAGAAAAATACAGGTATGGTGCTCGCCACCATCTCCTACGACAAGGCCGGCGAGACCGTGACACCGATACGCGAGATGGAGGGCAACTGGATTGCTATCGCAGCCGATCCCTCCGGACAACTCTACGGCATATCGTCGGATTTGGATATACAGGGCACCTCGGTAAAGGTCAACTCATCGTCGCTACATAAAATCGACCGTCTCACCGGAGAGACTACTCTCGTCGGTGAGACCGGACAGCTCCCCCTCATCACCGGCTCGGCCACAATCGACGCCCGCAGCGGACGCATGTTCTGGACGGTAGGCCCCGACGCCTCGCAGAGCTACCTCTGCGAGGTGGACCTCACCACCGGAAAGGCCACAAAGCTGATGGACTTCGCCGCAGGACGCCAGGTGGTAGGTCTCTATGTGCCCACCCCTCCGGCCGAGGACGACGCTCCGGCCGCTGTGACCGATGCCGAAGCCATATTCGACGAAGGCTCACTCAACGGATATGTCAGCTTCACCGTTCCGGCGTCGCTCTACGACGGCACAGCAGCCTCCGGAGAGATTTCATACACAGTCCTCTGCAACGGCAGCGAGGCTGCATCCGGCACCACATCATTCGGAGCCGCCACAAAGGCCGAGGTAACTGTGGCCGAACGAGGAAAATACACCTTCACCATCTCCGTGGCCAACGACAAAGGCTCATCGCCCAAGGTTACAGTCGACAAGTTTGTAGGCTTCGGCACCCCGACAGCTCCCGAAGGTGTGACTGCCGAAAACACCGACGGCACCATTACCGTGGCATGGAAACCCGTATCGGAGTCGGCCGACGGAGGATACATCGATGCAGCAGCCGTGACATACACAGTGAAACGCATCCCCGGCGATGTCGTGATTGCACGCAACGTCAGCGCCACATCAGTGACCGACACCCCCGATGCCGCTGCCGGAATGCAGGCCTACAGCTATACCGTCACCGCCGACAACCATTCTTGCCTGTCGGCGGCCTCCGAATCCAACAAGGTAGTGTGCGGCAACCCCGTG containing:
- a CDS encoding pectinesterase family protein — protein: MLKKFNSALTLSAIMAIGGLSAAAASGDPVSIPTPAGTFIDWNNCDFNGTSGKVENNGDNIGSTGENTNVTFNLVSEEESSYQFTIATGHKGTAYMDISISTADCDTLFKAVHKMENTGSWTPSTTSKFYTPALPAGSYILTLKARDLEGSNYAGNWGKLALYNDFADNSEHIPGTVTIAKSDLIGGARNEGQNIGYIKDGCGTSNEITVDQAGVYAMTLPLSRYGDGVLNVTVTDQNNGVEAETNWPIPAESSNYTEHVINLEGELTTGRKVLKLVFNAGHGGFIANYKDMVLEKIADNCATFRGVAIDGQDVTAGEGYNWNCNLPLDFNATTTIKTNANANAIITATAVDGEGNAVAVTDNGDGTYTLPTPEGSTQTIVTFNVSAKEGVVVFHDTYTLRLYRIGDIIINALTIDEVDAPAELLAALNASGTDVTATLSDWIFTAEPTIVATFTDNSKVTATGSVNGAEGTFTFKGEAGSKSKNYTINVSGFHFYTAADNDEMVKLVYDSSLNQADGSWSNGSYSLNPANDGWGGTQFKFKNNTEITLSVPANVVIKQIKFTNLKDNYTPGTIGYVTSEGATVYLPTATYFRNGDGAEKNIFVNFEGHKAGTPVKFLFTPGSQPVAWFEILVNKEALSTPPAVNSSSATPTANVNHAVATFNFDREMKSVTAFVGKQDVEGEVAGATVRFKVWDLPYNTTSELVIPAGKAEDTFGNVNDKDIVLSMTVGAPATVEAIEPVVVTNVDEWKAAFAAVAASNNTADAPRAVIFVKNGDYDFGSEEQTLRAYNVSIVGESREGVILHGNRTGISNPIISTRNATGTYFQDLTIRNDLDFGADKRQGVGAAFYGGNKDILSNVALQSIQDTYVTGSQSYLDRCFIHGSVDYICGGGDHFFDHCDIIHEIAGGYITAPSTSANNKYGYVFESNTISGYGPYVLGRPWQNEPRAYFLNTVMIAEASAEGWGSMGTLPTHFYEYNSMDKDGNPIDLSTRKNSPTSTNTYTPVLTEEEAARLTVRNVLCGNDSWDPASATLQCEAPESIAIAEGVLTWSTVDNASGYAVFRNGEYLAHTTTNRYELNANDGASYTVRAANAHGGLGAASEPATGGTSGIDAVTGETGAVSTVYYNLQGVQVNANTKGAVIRVEILPDGTRHSEKIIK
- a CDS encoding polysaccharide lyase family 1 protein, with product MKTRLLIKYMMLIIASVAASAQERIERTPAFPGAEGWGRYVTGGRGGKVLHVTNLRDSGYGSLRWACEQTGPRIVVFDISGTIYLQSDLKITNGNLTLAGQTAPGDGICVADYPVTFACPNIIARYMRFRPGNRMAETEGDGFEPDGLGAVDSRLIIVDHCSISWSVDECCSIYGNRFTTVQWCIISQSLRYGGHSKNTHGYGAMMGGEGASYHHNLLVHHDSRCPRLGERPATGARDTTDFRCNVMYNWSGQGCYGAENMNANIVNNYYKPGPGTIASRAVGYQRRICGVGVNEQEGHEMYHVWARLFVDGNVNPRHPAVDADNWGLGIWQQISDTYRNNPAKYNLDEKRMRLSEPMKYYRVTTHSAADAYSRVLDHAGASLSRDSHDALMVSDVREGIATYTGSGAGNAKGIIDSPYDNRPADAPDNWNPWPVLNSTEAPLDTDRDGMPDAWELARGLDPADPADALLTDDEGYTMVEVYINSLVDHITEAQNEGGTADGDLEYLPDILPSYTVATSTRIPSTWNFGNDITLSNDAGKSYGTRGDYIRLARDVRHTLTLPSRAEVDRIRFEGFTYYSSDSYSDASLTEINGTAYPESTFAIAKNSDISTVPSSFEIKLDEPAADRITFTWQGNNPCVRITLLTSNPSTTAAIGTTVDYPTEGYGYDPAWYTIQGHRLPAEPSVPGLYIHHGRKIIIRK